One window of the Staphylococcus equorum genome contains the following:
- a CDS encoding low molecular weight protein-tyrosine-phosphatase → MISVAFVCLGNICRSPMAEAIMRQRLLDRKITGLNVTSRGTGEWNLGQPPHEGTQDILTKNDIPFDNMISELFKADDDFDYIIAMDQSNVENIKQINSNINGQLYKLLDFSDMNETDVPDPYYTNNFEGVYKMVQSSCDNLIDFIVKDANLREG, encoded by the coding sequence ATGATTTCAGTAGCATTCGTTTGTTTAGGCAATATTTGTCGCTCACCAATGGCAGAAGCTATTATGCGACAAAGATTACTAGATCGAAAGATAACAGGTTTAAACGTAACCTCTAGAGGTACAGGTGAATGGAACTTAGGTCAGCCACCTCATGAGGGTACGCAAGATATTCTCACTAAAAATGATATACCCTTTGATAACATGATCAGTGAACTATTTAAAGCTGATGATGACTTTGATTATATCATTGCAATGGATCAAAGTAATGTAGAGAATATTAAACAGATCAATTCAAACATTAATGGACAATTGTATAAACTATTAGACTTTAGTGATATGAATGAGACTGACGTACCTGATCCTTATTATACAAATAATTTCGAAGGTGTTTATAAAATGGTACAATCATCTTGTGATAACTTAATTGATTTTATAGTTAAAGATGCAAATCTAAGAGAGGGGTAA
- a CDS encoding DUF1128 family protein → MIVEIRERLNLVNQSLIDPDKYEEADKQEIAEIHEYVTSKASFTPSEAAAIADALGQIRK, encoded by the coding sequence ATGATAGTAGAAATAAGAGAACGTTTAAATCTTGTGAATCAAAGCTTGATTGATCCAGATAAATATGAAGAAGCAGATAAGCAAGAAATAGCTGAAATTCATGAATATGTAACATCAAAAGCGTCATTTACACCAAGTGAAGCAGCTGCAATTGCAGACGCACTTGGTCAAATACGCAAATAA